TTAGTGTTAGTttgaatatataattacatattattCTATATtggagtttattttattattaacataCCAATTATATATGTggatatgtaattttattttattgtattttcatttttattattaaaaaggaTTGTTATTTTTCACGTGTCAAATTTCAGACTACCCCAATTCTGaattttgataaagaaaataaaagcataaGAATGGAggtaagaaaatgaaaaaaaaaattgtataaatcaAAATCGATTGAAAgtcagaaaaagaaagaagattctGCGAAGGAAAATTATTTGGGCTGAGGCGCAACAAAAAGGCTCTTTATGTTTCTCATGCTATCTACACCccttttcatttaaaaataatgtattacacaacttttttatttgttttcagtTTCCAACATTACAACAATAGTCTCTCcgattaaataaaaataactttcacTCCTTAAACcgtatttttttttcagcaaAACCTTGGttgaaaatatttcttcaaAAAGGTACTTccaaaaacacatttatttgtatttattgcaacttgaaaactattttaaaaaagataattaaagtTCATGtgatatttgaaatattaagaaaacaaacacGTGTTCAAAAAGTATAttctaaaatgtaaaaaagaaaacaaaggattttttattatttttttcagaatGCGTTCTTCACAATGGAAAACATTTTCTAttatacacatttttttctcaatatttgAGAAAATACTTTTAAGAACATCATAGAAGgttaagaaaacaataatatatttctgCAGAAAGTTTCTAAAAGAcgattttattaacattttgaaattgttaaataaaataagtactTTAAAAAATTCTCCCAAAAACGTTTTTATCTCTTTCACATACTAGGATGTACTTCCCGTAATATTGTGTTTTATAAGAATTTcgtaaagtattttttataaaacaatttattttattaccattttaaaattaatttccatGATATGAAACAAAGAAGacgataaaatttaaaaataaaattttagttttaaatataaaatttacagGGAAGTGTGTTTAGCACAAAGGTTGTGTAAATAGTAGGATCCGACAAAGAacagttattttaaaatagaaccCAATTTACGAAGAACCAAAAATAGCCCATTTCACTAGTGGACCCAAATTAAAGAGGCTAAGTGAAAAAGACTTATCTATCCATGGCTGTGCGCAAGAAGTTCAAGTGCTAGTTACAAAATTTGTTCTTACTCTGCCAGTGGCAAAATGGACCTTTAAAAACCCTAATTCCTATTAACCCTTATATATAACCCATTCTTAGTTTCTCCTCCCTCTGCTTCGCCTCATTCTCACTCGCAAACCCTAACactccttcttcctcttctattACTGCAACACAATGCCGCCGAAGTTTGACCCATCCCAGGTCGTCGACGTTTTCGTCAGAGTCACCGGTGGTGAGGTCGGAGCGGCGAGTTCGCTCGCTCCTAAGATCGGTCCTCTCGGTCTCTCCCCCAAGAAGATCGGAGAAGACATCGCCAAGGAAACTGCCAAGGACTGGAAGGGCCTCAGAGTGACCGTCAAACTCACCGTGCAAAACCGTCAGGCCAAAGTCACTGTGGTTCCCTCTGCCGCGGCGCTCGTCATCAAGGCCCTTAAGGAGCCCGAGCGCGACAGgaagaaaaccaaaaacattAAGCATAATGGAAACATCTCCCTCGATGACGTCATTGAGATCGCTAGGGTTATGAGGCCTAGGTCTATGGCGAAGGACCTTAGCGGCTCGATTAAGGAGATTCTCGGAACTTGCGTCTCCGTGGGATGCACAGTTGATGGAAAGGATCCTAAGGACTTGCAGCAGGAGATCACTGATGGTGATGTTGAGGTCCCTCTTGATTGAGGAGGAAGAAGGCTGTTACTCTTTTTTCTCTTACCTCTGTTTGTTTcgtgtttcttttttattatataaatttgggGCAACTATTGAACTTTttgtttaagtttatttaatgttttggaTAATTTAGATGATTTCGAGAGATCTTATCATGGGCTTATTAGTTTACATCTGCTCATAAAATGATATGTTTTTCGATATAATTTTGTCAATGGATTGTAGTCGATTTTGCGTATATATTCTTGTGTTGCTCTGTTTGTTTTCATTAGTTAAGTTGGAATTGCCTGGAATTTAAATTTTCACACCTTGAAGTCAATCCATTGTTTTTTGGGATATACGTGTAGATTAAATCATATCGTTCATTGTTACGGTTATTAATTTCTATGGCATTTTGTtctctgtttttgttttgttagcattcagtttatttttaatatttaagtagTTTGATTTTGTCAGTTGATTTAGGGTCATAATTTAAGTGATGTTCCATGTAGGTGCGTGTGTTTTCTGGTTTGATGAAATTAACGTTAGACATTATTGATATTTGTTGAAATTGCTTGATGAAGGTCCTTGCCATACAGTTTCGTAAAGAAATTTTCAACGTGCAGATATGATGAGATCTACTGTGCTACTCGATGTGTGTGTATTTTCCTGGTTAACTGCCCTAGTGTGTGTATTTTGAGAATTATGTTAGTGTGTAGTTTGTAGAAACAGTGCCAGATGCTCTCTAGCTTATATCAGATTGTGTTAATGTTCAGTATTAAGCAGTATTGAATCTTTGCGCAATCAACATTGAAGATACTGGATTACATGAGATGTCTAGGTTTGAAATCTGCTTTTTATTTCATGCATATTGGATGATGCTTTTCCTTGACAGTGAGGCTTAGTGTGGGTTTCCTTTATTTTGGTAATTGTTTTAGGGGATTTAGATTTAAGCTATAATAGTGTTTGTTGATCATTGCCGTTTTCCTCATATTTGTTTGTACTTTTTTAATCGTTTACATTAGTTGGTTGCGATGCATCATGCGTTTCCTGGTATCTTGTGAGAATTGCTGTATTACTTGTGAGTGGTAAGTTCGCTAGCTGATTGTAGATGCCTTGCATAATTCATTGCCCCTATATCTGCATTCTTTATACAACTTCCTTCTAGCATGTTTGTTTTATGCCTGAGTTTTCTCAGTGCACTCAAAGTGATTTTGTCATATCAATTTGCAAACTTCTAATGGCTTCTCTTAACGCGTAGTGTTTTAGGATTTTGGTGTATGACATCTGAATTTAAGGGTTCAATATGACATTGATGTGGCGTGCGGGTTTTGGTGTGTTTTGCTCGCCTGTACATCTGAAGTTAGATAGGGTCTCAACAAATTGCAGGTTTTTATCCTTGTTGAAAGTGTTATTCTTGGACAATAGTTAACTGCATGCGCATCTAAACTGGCAGTTGCTGGTGGTAATTCTTCAATTATAATCATTACGGTTTCCGTGTTTGGATTTCAGATAATACATTTGAATCAATCATGTGTTTCCTGTTTGGTTATAGTCAGAAATAAAATCTGTTAGGCTTTGATTGCTTGTAGGTTGTAttgagtttcttttttatttgctactgagttaaataaacttaattttctGCTTAAATTTAAAGACActtgttttgtaatgttatttaCGATCCAGAATTTATGTTTGTTTCCATGTGCCATATCACCGAGTGACTCAAAAACTATGTTAAGTTTGAGGGGCGAAATGTTTAAGAATTGTGGTCcagtttgaattaaaaattttgatagaatgattttatttgtataaagtatttttaatcACCTGTTGTacgaaaaaatgaaaaagaaatcaagACTTATCGTAACTGCAAAACTGATACGAATCTGTCGAGATAAAGTTTCTTCGAATATGTGCACGACGCTGTGAGTTCTATGTTCTTTTGCATGAATTCTTTATGCTCTGCCTGtttgtttataaaaatcaaCAGAAGGTCTTACAAGCTTTTCTGTGCAGTTCCGTAAGTTCTGGAACAGTTCACAACGTctgaaataatttataatttattcgtaattattttaacataaatagaAAGTTCTAATGGTT
The Vigna angularis cultivar LongXiaoDou No.4 chromosome 5, ASM1680809v1, whole genome shotgun sequence genome window above contains:
- the LOC108339621 gene encoding 60S ribosomal protein L12 — encoded protein: MPPKFDPSQVVDVFVRVTGGEVGAASSLAPKIGPLGLSPKKIGEDIAKETAKDWKGLRVTVKLTVQNRQAKVTVVPSAAALVIKALKEPERDRKKTKNIKHNGNISLDDVIEIARVMRPRSMAKDLSGSIKEILGTCVSVGCTVDGKDPKDLQQEITDGDVEVPLD